TGCCGCCGCCTGCCAGTCTTTCCTGCTGCAATAACACGGATACACCCGTTTCAATCCGCCCGTATCGTCTGCAGCCGCATTTTTGAGATAATCTAAAGCCTCGCGGTATAAATGATGGCGGCGGCTTTGGTATACCACTTCGCCGTCCCATTCAAAACCGAAAGCCTCCAATGTGCGCAGAATATCATCTGCCGCACCGGGCATTTCCCGCGGCGGATCCAAATCCTCCATGCGCACCAACCAACGGCCGCCATTGGCTTTCGCATCGGCGTAAGACGCCAGCGCCGTCAGCAGCGAGCCGATATGCAGCAAGCCCGTCGGGCTAGGCGCAAAACGCCCTACATACAATTTGCCATCACTTTGCGCAACCATGTCTACACCACCCATCCAAACGACCGAAACAAACACAGTCAATGTTATAATGCCGTCTGAAAAAACTGAACACATACTTATGAAACAACCAGACTTCTCCCAACCCGTATTGGCCATCGACACCAGCACCACATTTTTGTCTTTGGCCTTGTCGGCAAGCGGGCAAATCCTGCAATACCATCAAAACGTCGGCACCAAACAATCCGATTTCATTCTGCCTCAAATCCAAAATTTATTGGCAGAAGCCGGAATACGTGTAAAAGACTTGGGGTGCATCGTTTATTCGCAAGGTCCCGGCGCATTCACGGGATTACGTATCGGTATCGGAGTCGCACAAGGCTTGGCCGCACCGGCCGACTTGCCTTTAATCGGCATCCCCAGCTTGGACGCCGTCGCCTACCAACAGCAGGGGCGCTGTATTTTAGCCGCAACCGACGCCCGCATGGGAGAAGTATTTTACGCTTGGCTGGATACCGTGAACCACACCCGCCTCAGCCCTTATCAGGTCGGCAGTGCCGCCTCTATCCAAGCTCCGCATACAACAGACACCATGCAAGGCGTCGGCAATGCTTTTGCCTTGTCCGACAAACCGCCGTTTGACGGCATACCCGATATGCCCACGGCTGCCGATTACCTGAATCTTGCCCGCACCGGCCGTTATCCTGCAACTTCGGCAGGCGAAGCGGAATTGCTTTACGTGCGCGATAAAATTGCCTTAACCGCCAAAGAACAGGCGGAACGGAAATCAGGCTCATGATAATCAGACCGGCTATCGAAACAGACTGCTCCTTACTGGCGGAAATAGACCGGCAAAGCAACCCTTCGCCTTGGTCTGCCGCACAATTTCAGACGGCCTTGAATAACCGCTTCGACACTGTTTTAATCGGAGAATACCAACAACAAGCCGCCGGCTTTATTGTCTGGCAAACCATTCCCGACGAATCGGAACTGCATTTAATCGCCACTGCGCCACAATACCGCCGGATGGGCTTTGCCTCGCAATTATTGGAACGCTGGCTGGCCGATTCGGCTGAACATAAAATAGCCCGATTGTTTTTAGAAGTCCGTGCCGGCAATACCCCGGCACAAGAACTCTATAAAAAATACGGATTCCAAGCTTATGCCGTCCGTAAAAACTATTACGCCCTGCCAAACCATACCTACGAAGATGCCGTGTTAATGGAGAAAATATGCTGAGCAGCCGCTATCTACACCTGCACGAAGCCTTAGGTCTGGGCCCGATGTGGCTCCAACAAGGCGCTACCGTGCTGACTGCTGCCCGCGAAACCTCAGCAACTCCCCCATCTCGACACGAAATACCGCAACATTCTTCCGCCACACGTATCAGTGCCATGGCCGCAATGGGGATACATAAAACCCAATTTGCAACCGAAACCGAAAGGCCGTCTGAAAAAACCGCTGCCACTCCGGTTGCCGTTCCCGATATTTCACCTACTCCGCTCAACCAAAGCCTGATTGACCAAATCAAACCGGCCAAAATCATGGTGGTCAGTATCTGCACTGCCCCCGAAGACAACATTAACGGCGAACCGATTAGCGGAGAAGCCGGAGTCCTTCTTAAAAATATGCTGTCCGCCATCGGCATTCTTCCCGAAGAAACCTATAAAACCACTTGGATCAAATCCACCGATTTCTGTCCGACTCCCTCTGCAGAGCAAATTGCGGCAGCGCTGCCGCAACTGCAAGCCGAACTAAACGCCTCACAAGCACAAGCCGTATTATTTTTGGGCCAAATTTTCCAACAGCCCCAATCAGCCGATATTCCCGAACGGCTTTGTAACGGTGTCCGGCACATTATCCTGCCCCACCCGGCACGTTTACTCCGTCAACCCCAACTGAAAGCCAAAACTTGGCAAAGCCTGAAAACTTTGCGCCCGTTATTTATGCCGTCTTCCAATCCATAAACTTCAACGACCAAGCCCCCATCCGGACACATCATCACATAGCAATCAGTAATATGAACGCTTCCTATTTACCGGATTCCATAATTTTTACAGCACAACATATTTTCTCCGGCTGATTACCGGCATAAAAATGCCGCCCAAACAGGCGGCATCTGATTTGATTATTTAACCAATTTCAAAATTTTCTTTTTAGGCTTGCCGTCATCGGTTTCCGCCGTTTTTTCAGACGGCCTTTCAACTTCTTTTTCCCAATCGGACTTCACGCTCGGATCATAAATATCAATTTCAAATCCCATACCCTCACCCGTTTCACGAGCAAAAATACCGGTTACATGCCCGACAGGAATCCAAATCTCATGAGCTACGCCACCAAACCGCGCCGAAAAGCTTACCCAATCATTATCAATAACCAAATTGTGGCTGGCTGTCGGCCCAATATTTAAAACTATTTCATTATCACGAACATATTGCATGGGAACGCGGGTGTGTTCATTAACCCAAGCAACAATATGCGGTGTTTGCGCATTGTCTATACACCACTCATACAAAGCACGCAACAAATAAGGTTTGGTACTGGTCGTCATATCGGAAACCTTTTATTTTCAGACGGCCATTAACGGCGCATTGCCTTTTCGGCAGGCGTCAAAGCCTCAATAAACGCTTCGCGTTGGAAAATACGTTCTGCATACTTAAACAGCGGTGCCGCAGTCTTACCCAATTTGATGTCATAATAATCCAAGCGCCACAACAGCGGAGACAAAGCTACATCAATCATGGAGAAATCTTCGCCCAAAATATATTTGCTCTTTGCAAATGCCGGTGCCAAAGTAGTCAAACCATTACCGATCGCTTCACGCGCTTTAGCCTGATCTTTATTGCTTGCTTCAGGATTTTCCAATACTTGCACATGGCTGAACAATTCTTTTTCCATGCGGAACAAAACCAAACGACCGCGACCACGCATTACCGGATCACCGGGCATCAATTGCGGATGGGGAAAACGCTCGTCAATGTATTCATTAATAATATTGGATTCATGCAATACCAAATCCCGCTCAACCAGTACCGGAACCTGATTATATGGATTCATAATGGCCAAATCTTCGGGCTTATTAAAAATATCCACATCTTTAATTTCAAAATCCATACCTTTTTCATATAAAACGAAACGGCAGCGCTGGCTGAACGGGCAAGTAATACCCGAATACAAAGTCATCATAATCATCACCCCTAAAAAATTCGTCCTATATCAATGGGAAACAGTCCAAATACAGGAAGTTATAAAAAATCTGATTATAGCGGAACGTCTCAAACTTATCCACAAAACCAATCCAAGCTATTGTTTTAAATAGATTTAAAACCAAAAAAAAAGCAGAACTTTTAAAGTTCTGCTTTTTCATTCAACTAAGCTTAGTGAACATCTTTCCAATATTCTTTCTTCAGGAAGTATGCCAGAGGCAACATAACGGCCAATAAGAAGATCATAACCAAATAGCCGATACGCTTACGCTCCAATTGAGCCGGTTCACCCATATAAACCAAATAATTTACCAAATCGCGAACATAGTCATCATATTCTTTCTCGATAACCTTACCATTCGGTAAACGACGGCTATGCAAACCGGTAGATTCCCAATACAACTTAGGCTCTTTTACACCGTGTTCGTTTTCTACTAAAACAGGTTGGCCTTTGCTGTCTAACTCAACTGCTTTCACACCTTGCTGTTCCCATAAAGGATGAGGCATACCTACTTTATCGAACACGGTGTTATTCCAACCGGTAGGACGGGTAGGATCTTTATAGAAACCGCGCAGATAAGCATAGAGATAATCTGCACCGCGCGAACGGGCAATCAGAGTTAAATCAGGCGGCTCCGCACCAAACCATTTCGCTCCGTCTTTAGGATGCATTGCAGACTGCATAACATCGCCGACTTTATCCGTAGTGAACATTAGGTTTTTCTTGATTTCATCTTCCGTCAAACCAATGTCTTTCAAACGGTTGAAACGCATACCGGTTGCAGAGTGACAAGACAAGCAGTAGTTAGTAAAAATCTGAGCACCACGCTGCAGGCTTACTTGATCACCGAGATCGATATCGACTTTTTCATATTCTACATGACCGCCTGCTGCAACGGCCATGCCCAAAGGTGCTGCCAACAATAAGGCAGCAAACCAGTTTTTCAGTGCTTTTTTCATTTTCGCTGCCCTCATTAAATATTGGTTGCAAACAGATATGCACCCACAACGGTAATGGCAACATAAACAAAGAACATCAGTTTTTGTTTGCCGGTACTCATGGTTACACGCTCGGGAACCGGTTTGTTTTTATCCAGTTTGGTGTAGAACGGCATACCCAGGAAGAATGCAAAGTAAATAACGGACAGGATACGGGCTACGATCGTACGGGTATCGGTCGCAACCAAAGCACCCAAAATACCCAAACCGATGAAGGAAATGATGAACAATACCAACATGGTTTTAAAAATCGGGCCGCGGTAACGGATAGATTTTACAGGCGAACGGTCAAGCCACGGCAGCAAGGCAATCAATACCACAGCAGCACCCATACCGATTACACCCCAAACCTGTGTACCGAAGAATGAGGGAATAGCACGCAAAATCGCATAGAACGGTGTGAAATACCATACCGGTGCAATGTGCGCAGGTGTCTTCAATGGGTTGGCAGCATCAAAGTTTGGTTTTTCCAAGAAGTAACCGCCACCTTCAGGTGCGAAGAACATAATGGCACAGAATACGATCAGGAATACCACCACACCCAAGATGTCTTTCACGGTGTAGTAAGGATGGAATGGAATACCGTCCAAAGGAATACCGTTTTCGTCTTTCAGTTTTTTGATTTCAACGCCGTCAGGGTTGTTGGAACCTACTTCATGCAAAGCAATCAGGTGTGCTACAACCAAGCCTACCAATACCAAAGGTACGGCAATAACGTGCAGAGCGAAGAAACGGTTCAAGGTAACGTCGGATACGTTGAAGTCGCCTCGAATCCAAGTAGACAAATCCGGACCGATTACGGGAATGGCGGCAAATAGGTTAATAATTACCTGCGCGCCCCAGAACGACATTTGACCCCACGGCAACAGGTAGCCCATGAATGCTTCGGCCATCAAAGCCAAGAAAATCAATGATCCGAATACCCATACCAATTCGCGCGGCTTTTTGAAAGAACCGTAAATCAGGCCGCGGAACATATGCAGGTACACCACTACGAAGAACATAGACGCACCGGTAGAGTGCATATAACGGATAATCCAACCACCGGATACGTCGCGCATAATGTATTCGACAGCGGTAAACGCGGCAGGCAAGTGGTATGAATTCAAGTTACCGTCTGGTTTGTAGTTCATGGTCAGGAAAATACCGCTGACGATTTGAATCACCAACACCAGCATGGCTAACGAGCCGAAGAAATACCAGAAGTTGAAGTTTTTGGGCGCGTAATACTCGGTTACGTGCTCTTTCATCATTTTAGACAAAGGGAAACGTGCGTCTACCCAGCCTAACAATGATTTGTTTTCATTATTGGTTTGGTTTGCCATGATAAGTCCCTTTATTTGTCGTCGCCTACCAGAACGGTAGTATCGGACAAGTATTTATAAGGAGGAATGATCAGGTTGGTCGGAGCCGGAACACCTGCGAATACGCGGCCGGCCAAGTCAAATTTGGAACCGTGGCAAGGGCAGAAGAAACCGCCTTTCCAATCGGAACCCAAATCGGCAGGCGCTACGTCGGGACGGTAAGTCGGCGAACAACCCAAGTGTGTACAGATACCGATGGCGATAAAGATGTTCGGCTTAATCGAGCGCAAAGGATTCTTACAGTATTCCGGCTGCTGCTCCACTTCGGAGTTCGGGTCGGCCATTTTACCGTCCAAACTTGCCAAATCTTTTTGCTGCTGCTCCGTACGGTTCAGCACCCAAATCGGTTTGCCCTGCCATTCTACGGTCATCAGCTGACCGGCTTCGATTTTGCTGACGTCAACTTCAACGGCAGCACCGGCGGCTTTGGCTTTTTCCGAAGGGAAAAAGCTGGCTAAAAACGGGGTTGCTACGCCTAAAGCGGCCACACCGCCTGCACCCGCGGTCGCCAACGTCAAGAAACGACGGCGGCCTTGATTGATTTCTTGATTATCCATTATTCAGTCATCCTAACTATTGGGAATACCGAGCCATTAAACTCTGTAATTCTACCTGATTTTATAGGGATACTTAAAGCATTATTTAAAATAAGGTAAAGTTTTGCGACATTTTTTGACCTTAAGCAGGGTTTTGCTCGTCGAAAAAATCCACTTTCACATCAAATTTTTGTGCAATCTCTTTTCCCAATGCCTGAATGCCGTAACGTTCGGTTGCATGATGCCCGGCGCTGATAAATGCCGTTCCGGTTTCCTGCGCCAGGTGGAATTGTGCTTCCGAAATTTCTCCGGTGACATACACATCTACTCCTTCATCCGAGGCCGTCTGAAAAAATCCTTGCGCACCGCCGGTACACCATGCGATGCGTTTAACGGGCTTATCGGCACTGCCGATGACAACCGGCTTGCGTTGCAAGGTTTCGGATAATTTTTTTCCCAATCCAGCCAAGGTAATCGGTTCTACCGGCACGCCTATATTCAACAAATTCTGCTCGCCGCAGCAATATTCGGTTTTCCAGCCCATGATTGCCGCCAGCTGTGCGTTGTTTCCCAATTCGGGATGGGCGTCCAAAGGAAGATGATAACCGGCCATATTGATATCGTGCTTCAACAGGGCGGCAATGCGTTCCTTTTTCCAGCCGGTAACGGTTAACGGTTCACTTTTCCAAAACATACCGTGATGTACCAAAAGCATATCTGCCTGCTGTTCGACAGCATAATGAATGGCGGCGCGGCTTGCGGTAACGGCCGTAACGATGTGTTCTGTGTCTTCCCTACCCTCTACTTGCAGGCCGTTGGGGGCATAATCTTTGAAAGTGTGAGTCTGCAATATTTCATCACACCAATTTAATATCGCTTTTCTTGAGGCCATGATTCGGTATCCTTAATATTTTTCAGACGGCCTTTGTCGAACCCGTTCCGTCTGAATGTTCAATCCATTATTTGTTTGATAATTTAAAGCAGGCCGTCTGAAATTTCAGACGGCCTGCCCGAATAAAAACTATTTCTTAATCAGCCGGTAAGCTGGCGGGTAATCAGTTTTTTCAACGGCGGCAGATTATTGCTGGCACGCAATACCAAACCGCGCAGCAACTTCGCCGGCGGGGCTTCGTTGGTAAACAGTTTCAATATCATATTGGTTCCCAAATAAAGCGGTTTGGCGTGCAGCATATGTTTATGACTGTATTGT
Above is a genomic segment from Neisseria weaveri containing:
- a CDS encoding Nif3-like dinuclear metal center hexameric protein — encoded protein: MASRKAILNWCDEILQTHTFKDYAPNGLQVEGREDTEHIVTAVTASRAAIHYAVEQQADMLLVHHGMFWKSEPLTVTGWKKERIAALLKHDINMAGYHLPLDAHPELGNNAQLAAIMGWKTEYCCGEQNLLNIGVPVEPITLAGLGKKLSETLQRKPVVIGSADKPVKRIAWCTGGAQGFFQTASDEGVDVYVTGEISEAQFHLAQETGTAFISAGHHATERYGIQALGKEIAQKFDVKVDFFDEQNPA
- a CDS encoding uracil-DNA glycosylase family protein translates to MLSSRYLHLHEALGLGPMWLQQGATVLTAARETSATPPSRHEIPQHSSATRISAMAAMGIHKTQFATETERPSEKTAATPVAVPDISPTPLNQSLIDQIKPAKIMVVSICTAPEDNINGEPISGEAGVLLKNMLSAIGILPEETYKTTWIKSTDFCPTPSAEQIAAALPQLQAELNASQAQAVLFLGQIFQQPQSADIPERLCNGVRHIILPHPARLLRQPQLKAKTWQSLKTLRPLFMPSSNP
- a CDS encoding ClpXP protease specificity-enhancing factor, translated to MTTSTKPYLLRALYEWCIDNAQTPHIVAWVNEHTRVPMQYVRDNEIVLNIGPTASHNLVIDNDWVSFSARFGGVAHEIWIPVGHVTGIFARETGEGMGFEIDIYDPSVKSDWEKEVERPSEKTAETDDGKPKKKILKLVK
- the rimI gene encoding ribosomal protein S18-alanine N-acetyltransferase is translated as MIIRPAIETDCSLLAEIDRQSNPSPWSAAQFQTALNNRFDTVLIGEYQQQAAGFIVWQTIPDESELHLIATAPQYRRMGFASQLLERWLADSAEHKIARLFLEVRAGNTPAQELYKKYGFQAYAVRKNYYALPNHTYEDAVLMEKIC
- the petA gene encoding ubiquinol-cytochrome c reductase iron-sulfur subunit yields the protein MDNQEINQGRRRFLTLATAGAGGVAALGVATPFLASFFPSEKAKAAGAAVEVDVSKIEAGQLMTVEWQGKPIWVLNRTEQQQKDLASLDGKMADPNSEVEQQPEYCKNPLRSIKPNIFIAIGICTHLGCSPTYRPDVAPADLGSDWKGGFFCPCHGSKFDLAGRVFAGVPAPTNLIIPPYKYLSDTTVLVGDDK
- a CDS encoding glutathione S-transferase N-terminal domain-containing protein translates to MMTLYSGITCPFSQRCRFVLYEKGMDFEIKDVDIFNKPEDLAIMNPYNQVPVLVERDLVLHESNIINEYIDERFPHPQLMPGDPVMRGRGRLVLFRMEKELFSHVQVLENPEASNKDQAKAREAIGNGLTTLAPAFAKSKYILGEDFSMIDVALSPLLWRLDYYDIKLGKTAAPLFKYAERIFQREAFIEALTPAEKAMRR
- the tsaB gene encoding tRNA (adenosine(37)-N6)-threonylcarbamoyltransferase complex dimerization subunit type 1 TsaB; its protein translation is MKQPDFSQPVLAIDTSTTFLSLALSASGQILQYHQNVGTKQSDFILPQIQNLLAEAGIRVKDLGCIVYSQGPGAFTGLRIGIGVAQGLAAPADLPLIGIPSLDAVAYQQQGRCILAATDARMGEVFYAWLDTVNHTRLSPYQVGSAASIQAPHTTDTMQGVGNAFALSDKPPFDGIPDMPTAADYLNLARTGRYPATSAGEAELLYVRDKIALTAKEQAERKSGS
- a CDS encoding cytochrome c1 produces the protein MKKALKNWFAALLLAAPLGMAVAAGGHVEYEKVDIDLGDQVSLQRGAQIFTNYCLSCHSATGMRFNRLKDIGLTEDEIKKNLMFTTDKVGDVMQSAMHPKDGAKWFGAEPPDLTLIARSRGADYLYAYLRGFYKDPTRPTGWNNTVFDKVGMPHPLWEQQGVKAVELDSKGQPVLVENEHGVKEPKLYWESTGLHSRRLPNGKVIEKEYDDYVRDLVNYLVYMGEPAQLERKRIGYLVMIFLLAVMLPLAYFLKKEYWKDVH
- a CDS encoding cytochrome b, with protein sequence MANQTNNENKSLLGWVDARFPLSKMMKEHVTEYYAPKNFNFWYFFGSLAMLVLVIQIVSGIFLTMNYKPDGNLNSYHLPAAFTAVEYIMRDVSGGWIIRYMHSTGASMFFVVVYLHMFRGLIYGSFKKPRELVWVFGSLIFLALMAEAFMGYLLPWGQMSFWGAQVIINLFAAIPVIGPDLSTWIRGDFNVSDVTLNRFFALHVIAVPLVLVGLVVAHLIALHEVGSNNPDGVEIKKLKDENGIPLDGIPFHPYYTVKDILGVVVFLIVFCAIMFFAPEGGGYFLEKPNFDAANPLKTPAHIAPVWYFTPFYAILRAIPSFFGTQVWGVIGMGAAVVLIALLPWLDRSPVKSIRYRGPIFKTMLVLFIISFIGLGILGALVATDTRTIVARILSVIYFAFFLGMPFYTKLDKNKPVPERVTMSTGKQKLMFFVYVAITVVGAYLFATNI